A region of Bacillus solimangrovi DNA encodes the following proteins:
- a CDS encoding YjiH family protein has product MNKQQISPTSYLKFLLPSLLGIFLFMTPISYAGEITIPIAVLSNFVQGMLEDLLPAIMTIIITITFVGTILAKFIQWPTDKPSFLRSLLDVSPVWVLIRVLGMVFAILTLLQVGPAAIISENTGGLLLNDLLPVLFSVFLFAGLFLPLLLNFGLLELCGALLTKIMRPLFTLPGRSSIDCMASWMGDGTIGVLLTSKQYEEGYYTKRESAVIGTTFSVVSITFSLVILAQVELSHLFVPYYLTIIAAGLVAALILPRIPPLSRKEDSYYNQDLSEDKELIPSGYNAWQWGITQATEKAKTNKSVTEFFKDGLKNILDMWMGVAPIVMALGTLALIVAEYTPIFTWLGIPFIPLLELLQIPEAAEASQTLIVGFADMFLPSIIGSGIESEMTRFIIAAVSVTQLIYMSEVGGLLLGSKIPISIWELFVIFILRTLITLPIITLCAHLIF; this is encoded by the coding sequence ATGAATAAACAACAAATTTCACCTACTAGCTATCTCAAGTTCCTTCTCCCTTCACTATTAGGGATTTTCTTGTTTATGACACCTATTTCATACGCTGGGGAGATAACGATCCCTATCGCTGTACTTTCTAACTTTGTACAAGGGATGTTAGAAGATTTATTACCAGCAATCATGACTATTATTATTACAATTACATTTGTTGGAACAATCCTAGCAAAATTCATTCAGTGGCCAACTGACAAACCAAGCTTTTTACGTAGCTTACTTGATGTGTCGCCGGTATGGGTTTTAATTAGAGTGCTTGGAATGGTGTTTGCTATCTTAACATTACTACAAGTAGGACCTGCTGCAATTATCTCTGAGAATACTGGTGGACTCTTATTAAATGATCTACTGCCTGTATTATTCTCAGTATTTTTATTTGCAGGATTATTTCTACCCTTATTATTAAACTTTGGTCTACTTGAACTATGTGGAGCATTACTTACAAAGATCATGCGACCATTATTTACATTACCAGGACGTTCTTCTATTGATTGTATGGCATCATGGATGGGCGATGGTACAATTGGTGTGTTACTAACAAGTAAACAGTACGAAGAAGGGTATTATACAAAAAGGGAGTCTGCAGTTATCGGAACAACCTTCTCTGTTGTTTCAATTACATTCAGTTTAGTCATCCTTGCTCAAGTCGAATTAAGTCATTTATTTGTACCTTATTACTTAACAATTATTGCAGCTGGACTTGTAGCTGCACTCATATTACCACGTATACCACCTCTTTCTCGTAAGGAAGATTCGTACTATAATCAGGATTTGTCTGAAGATAAAGAACTTATTCCATCAGGGTATAACGCTTGGCAATGGGGCATTACACAAGCAACTGAAAAAGCAAAAACGAATAAAAGTGTTACTGAGTTTTTCAAAGATGGTTTGAAGAATATTCTTGACATGTGGATGGGTGTTGCTCCAATTGTTATGGCTCTTGGTACTTTAGCACTTATTGTCGCTGAATATACTCCGATCTTCACGTGGCTTGGGATACCTTTTATCCCATTATTAGAATTACTACAAATCCCTGAAGCGGCAGAAGCTTCCCAAACATTAATTGTTGGTTTTGCAGATATGTTTTTACCTTCAATTATTGGAAGTGGCATTGAAAGTGAAATGACACGATTTATTATTGCTGCCGTTTCTGTTACTCAATTAATCTATATGTCTGAAGTAGGAGGACTCTTACTAGGGTCAAAAATTCCTATTTCAATTTGGGAATTATTTGTGATTTTTATTCTAAGAACACTTATTACATTACCAATTATCACTTTATGTGCACATCTCATTTTCTAA
- a CDS encoding sigma-54-dependent Fis family transcriptional regulator, whose protein sequence is MHTFPIKQDSKEYIKRSWNRCYDVGLNRENAADDQIISTKNIKELQKENRLLLSVTKEVLEKMLPLMNVTEHIVLLVDSNGYVIYRIGNVKVATKAQAVQLQVGANWKEEHKGTNAIGIALEDQQTNIIIGKDHFFKENQFLSCTASPIYSGEGKLLGVIDISSANEHFSIHAHMLSISIATAIQNKILFEQSKEDHLLSLKELDYTFNLHNKPILSIDKERTIVRANDAARRLLGDDCIGTPFQIIRGFEVETIIDRTPKQFRSVAVFEGHHEKKKANDNYCFKNIIGSCQTIVDVKKVAQKAARYDYNVLITGESGTGKEIFAQSIHYASERKNEPFLAVNCSAIPDSLIESELFGYEAGAFTGADRSGKKGKFVAAHKGTIFLDEIGDMSLRGQAALLRVLQERVVTPVGAVEPKRINTRVIAATHRDLLKEVKKGNFREDLYYRLKEISLSLPSLRDRADISELVEHFLQTEHPSMKLTDDAWRKIKSYHWPGNIRELRSSIVQAIFLADYDVIEARHIQIRTNVQENMRELKTLKELEKEAIESALQESGGNITVTAKILGIGRNTLYRKMKEFQIQTCY, encoded by the coding sequence GTGCATACATTTCCAATTAAACAGGATTCAAAAGAGTATATCAAACGTTCTTGGAATCGATGTTATGATGTGGGACTAAACCGAGAGAATGCAGCTGATGACCAAATTATATCTACAAAAAATATAAAAGAACTACAGAAGGAAAATAGGTTGTTGCTTTCAGTAACGAAGGAAGTATTGGAAAAGATGTTACCTTTGATGAATGTAACAGAACACATTGTATTACTAGTTGATTCTAATGGATATGTAATTTATAGGATTGGAAATGTAAAGGTGGCGACGAAAGCACAAGCTGTCCAATTACAAGTAGGAGCAAATTGGAAAGAAGAGCATAAAGGCACAAATGCTATTGGTATTGCATTGGAAGATCAGCAAACAAATATAATTATTGGGAAAGACCACTTCTTTAAAGAGAATCAGTTTCTTTCATGTACTGCTTCACCTATCTATTCAGGGGAAGGAAAGTTATTAGGAGTAATTGATATTAGTAGTGCCAATGAACATTTTTCTATCCATGCGCATATGTTATCTATTTCTATTGCAACTGCTATACAAAATAAAATATTGTTTGAACAATCAAAAGAAGACCACCTCCTTTCTCTTAAGGAATTAGATTATACATTCAATTTACACAACAAACCTATCTTATCAATTGATAAGGAGCGAACGATTGTTAGAGCTAATGACGCAGCGAGGAGATTACTAGGAGATGACTGTATTGGGACACCTTTTCAAATTATAAGAGGATTTGAAGTTGAAACGATTATAGATCGAACTCCAAAACAATTTCGTTCAGTAGCTGTCTTTGAAGGTCATCATGAGAAAAAGAAAGCAAATGATAATTATTGCTTTAAAAATATTATAGGTTCTTGTCAAACAATTGTTGACGTTAAGAAAGTAGCACAAAAGGCTGCAAGGTATGATTATAATGTGCTTATTACAGGAGAGAGTGGGACAGGCAAGGAAATATTTGCCCAATCGATTCATTATGCTAGTGAACGTAAGAATGAACCATTTCTTGCAGTGAATTGTAGCGCAATTCCCGACAGCCTTATAGAGAGTGAATTGTTTGGGTATGAAGCAGGAGCATTTACAGGTGCAGATCGATCAGGTAAGAAGGGTAAGTTTGTCGCAGCACATAAGGGTACTATTTTTCTTGATGAAATAGGGGATATGTCATTAAGAGGACAAGCTGCTTTGTTACGTGTGTTACAAGAACGGGTAGTTACACCAGTTGGGGCGGTTGAACCTAAAAGGATTAATACGAGAGTTATTGCAGCAACACATCGAGATTTGTTGAAGGAAGTGAAGAAAGGTAATTTTCGTGAGGATCTTTATTATCGGTTGAAAGAAATTTCATTAAGCTTACCTTCACTACGAGACCGAGCGGATATAAGTGAATTGGTGGAACATTTCCTTCAAACAGAACATCCATCAATGAAGTTGACTGATGATGCTTGGCGAAAAATTAAAAGTTATCACTGGCCAGGAAATATCCGAGAGTTGAGAAGTAGTATCGTACAAGCTATTTTTTTGGCGGATTACGATGTAATTGAAGCGAGACATATCCAAATTCGAACAAACGTACAAGAGAACATGAGAGAGCTTAAAACATTGAAGGAACTTGAAAAGGAAGCAATTGAGAGTGCTTTGCAAGAGTCGGGAGGTAATATAACGGTCACAGCCAAAATACTAGGTATTGGTAGAAATACGTTATATCGAAAAATGAAAGAATTTCAAATACAAACCTGCTACTAA
- the adh gene encoding aldehyde dehydrogenase, with the protein MAIYERPGHPNSKVNFKKRYDNYIGGEWVPPVSGEYFENVTPVTGEVFCEVARSNATDIEKALDAAHAAKDSWGKTSPTERAIILNKIADRIEENLEILAVAETWDNGKPIRETKAADIPLSIDHFRYFAGIIRSQEGSISQLDNDTVAYHFNEPLGVVGQIIPWNFPLLMGSWKIAPALAAGNCIVLKPAEQTPASIMVLMELIGDLLPPGVLNIVNGFGVEAGKPLASSDRIAKIAFTGETTTGRLIMQYASQNIIPVTLELGGKSPNIFFEDVMAKDDDFLDKAIEGFVMFALNQGEVCTCPSRALIHENIYDKFMERAIERVKMIKQGNPLDEATMIGAQASNEQLEKILSYLDIGKQEGAECLTGGERNTSLEGDLAGGYYVKPTVFKGNNNMRIFQEEIFGPVVSVATFSSHEEVLNIANDTLYGLGAGVWSRDINTAYRFGRDIEAGRVWTNCYHAYPAHAAFGGYKKSGIGRENHKMMLSHYQQTKNLLVSYSPKSLGFF; encoded by the coding sequence ATGGCAATTTACGAAAGACCAGGTCATCCAAACTCAAAGGTTAACTTTAAGAAACGTTATGATAATTACATAGGTGGAGAATGGGTCCCACCAGTTAGTGGTGAGTATTTTGAAAATGTAACTCCAGTTACTGGTGAAGTTTTCTGTGAAGTAGCACGTTCAAATGCTACAGATATTGAAAAAGCACTAGATGCTGCACATGCTGCAAAAGACAGCTGGGGTAAAACATCTCCAACAGAACGTGCTATCATTCTAAATAAAATTGCTGATCGAATAGAAGAAAACCTAGAAATATTAGCAGTCGCTGAAACGTGGGATAACGGGAAGCCAATCCGTGAAACAAAGGCTGCTGATATTCCCTTATCAATCGATCACTTCCGTTATTTTGCAGGTATTATTCGTTCCCAAGAAGGTAGCATTAGTCAACTTGATAATGACACTGTAGCTTATCATTTCAATGAACCACTCGGTGTAGTTGGACAAATAATCCCTTGGAATTTCCCATTACTAATGGGTTCATGGAAGATCGCTCCTGCTCTTGCGGCTGGAAACTGTATCGTCTTAAAACCTGCTGAACAAACACCAGCCTCTATTATGGTGTTAATGGAGCTAATTGGAGATTTACTTCCTCCAGGTGTATTAAACATCGTAAATGGATTTGGGGTTGAAGCAGGAAAACCACTTGCATCAAGTGATCGGATTGCAAAAATTGCATTTACAGGTGAAACAACAACAGGACGTTTAATTATGCAATATGCTTCACAGAATATCATTCCTGTCACACTAGAATTAGGAGGTAAGTCGCCAAATATCTTCTTTGAAGACGTAATGGCTAAGGATGATGACTTCCTAGATAAGGCAATCGAAGGATTTGTCATGTTTGCACTTAATCAAGGTGAAGTATGCACATGCCCGTCTCGTGCATTGATTCATGAAAATATTTATGACAAATTCATGGAACGCGCGATAGAGCGTGTCAAAATGATAAAGCAAGGAAATCCTCTAGACGAAGCAACAATGATCGGTGCACAAGCTTCAAATGAGCAACTTGAGAAAATTCTCTCTTACTTAGATATTGGGAAACAAGAAGGTGCTGAATGCTTAACAGGTGGCGAACGTAATACATCACTTGAAGGAGATTTAGCAGGTGGATATTATGTAAAACCTACTGTCTTCAAAGGAAACAATAACATGCGTATTTTCCAAGAAGAAATCTTCGGACCTGTTGTTTCTGTTGCGACATTTAGCAGTCACGAAGAAGTACTTAATATTGCAAATGATACTCTTTACGGACTTGGAGCAGGCGTTTGGTCGCGCGATATTAATACTGCATACCGATTCGGGCGTGACATTGAAGCAGGAAGAGTATGGACAAATTGTTATCATGCATATCCGGCACACGCTGCATTTGGTGGATATAAGAAATCAGGTATCGGTCGCGAAAACCACAAAATGATGCTCTCTCATTATCAACAAACGAAAAACTTACTTGTTAGTTACAGCCCAAAATCTCTAGGTTTTTTCTAA
- a CDS encoding DUF779 domain-containing protein — MSKVERVIATEDAIALIHKLRAKHGDLLFHQSGGCCDGSSPMCYPHDEFLIGEQDVYLGDIGDTPFYMSKDQYEYWKHTQLIIDTVDGRGGMFSLEGPEGKRFLTRSKVFNKEELQQLKLSNGK; from the coding sequence ATGAGTAAAGTAGAGCGTGTGATTGCAACAGAAGACGCTATTGCCCTCATCCATAAACTTAGAGCCAAACATGGGGATTTGCTCTTTCATCAATCAGGAGGATGCTGCGACGGAAGCTCACCAATGTGTTATCCACATGACGAGTTTCTTATAGGAGAACAAGACGTCTATCTTGGCGATATTGGTGACACCCCGTTTTATATGAGTAAGGATCAATATGAATATTGGAAACATACACAACTGATTATTGATACAGTCGATGGTAGAGGTGGTATGTTCTCACTTGAAGGACCAGAAGGAAAACGATTTTTAACTCGATCTAAGGTTTTCAACAAAGAAGAGCTCCAACAATTAAAGTTGAGTAATGGTAAATGA
- a CDS encoding gamma-type small acid-soluble spore protein, with amino-acid sequence MQKDRIASSGTNIDAVKRQNDRSGMTYNEVKQLLASTTGGHGTNKYSDTNVDQVKQDIQQSQQNKHT; translated from the coding sequence GTGCAAAAAGATCGCATCGCAAGCTCTGGTACAAATATTGATGCAGTTAAGCGTCAAAATGACCGCTCAGGTATGACCTATAATGAAGTGAAACAACTTCTTGCAAGCACGACTGGTGGACATGGTACGAATAAATACAGTGATACGAATGTTGACCAAGTAAAGCAGGACATTCAACAATCTCAGCAAAACAAACATACGTAG
- a CDS encoding sensor histidine kinase — protein sequence MKNHFLKTYGWCMLVIIFLVSAFITIEEGTRYIGADYFEDGNFVYNYEEFIDQLGSIELTELDGEKLKEKINVSQQQIDEHRYRYGSLSEQIENIQSQYNQRIIDAEASNNETIKNILIKERDTKIADIQKNFEDDSYVAEKVKVEIEREIDTYIEEVNRGKLDFQDKYGDYSYELTNIETGKIFSLGNISENAAFTKVYNEELGYLKISTNMYMDNYSSGVLKNSAPTLFEGTIILPERAVGNFESYQEFQRQKRISYISIVIGIVSLVTILFLFKFQKSWFLESSFRKRFEAIAIDIRLFLLIINIMLISVLFLFLTGFTYSYVHREYYELFSLNLFELVIITFLVWLLMYQCVWMFDEVKQGADFISKIKKGALAKRVNSITGIFSKVSIGIQVLFTLVIVFFWGLGTALAIVYGDELVVLFFICSIFIGIPSVVLMLIKTGYLNQIFIATEKIAQGLAVDPIPERGKSVIALHARYINKLRTGIRTSLTEQAKSERLKTELITNVSHDLRTPLTSIITYTDLLKNPKLSEEERAEYVSILERKSNRLKTLIEDLFEVSKMASGNMELKKQKVDLTQLIQQVIGEHQEKIEQSELDFRLTTSEQPVIANVDGQKWWRVLDNLITNAIKYSMEHTRVYVTLKRENNLAEFVIKNVTKYELGDNVDELVERFKRADTSRNTEGSGLGLAIAQSIVDLHGGTMRIELDGDLFKVTVQIETM from the coding sequence GTGAAGAATCATTTTTTGAAAACATACGGTTGGTGTATGTTAGTTATTATTTTTTTAGTCTCTGCATTCATAACAATTGAAGAAGGCACACGTTATATCGGAGCTGACTATTTTGAGGATGGGAATTTTGTATATAACTATGAAGAGTTTATAGACCAATTAGGTTCAATTGAGTTAACTGAATTAGATGGAGAGAAGTTGAAAGAAAAAATAAATGTATCTCAACAACAAATTGATGAACACAGATATAGATATGGAAGTCTAAGTGAGCAGATTGAAAATATTCAATCTCAATATAATCAACGTATAATTGACGCAGAAGCATCAAACAATGAAACTATCAAAAATATACTAATAAAAGAAAGAGATACTAAAATCGCAGATATACAAAAAAACTTTGAGGATGACAGTTATGTTGCCGAAAAAGTTAAAGTAGAGATAGAGAGGGAAATAGATACATATATTGAGGAAGTAAATAGAGGTAAGCTAGATTTTCAAGATAAGTATGGTGACTATTCTTATGAACTAACGAATATTGAAACAGGAAAGATATTTTCACTGGGGAATATTTCAGAGAATGCAGCATTTACAAAGGTTTATAACGAAGAATTAGGTTATTTAAAAATATCTACTAATATGTATATGGATAATTACAGTAGCGGGGTGTTAAAGAATTCCGCCCCGACACTTTTTGAAGGAACTATTATTTTACCCGAACGAGCAGTTGGAAACTTCGAAAGTTATCAAGAGTTTCAGAGACAGAAGAGAATATCGTATATTTCAATAGTTATAGGAATTGTCTCATTAGTAACGATATTATTTCTATTTAAATTCCAAAAGTCATGGTTTTTAGAGTCATCATTTAGAAAGAGATTTGAAGCAATCGCAATAGATATAAGGCTGTTTTTATTGATTATAAATATTATGCTTATATCTGTTTTGTTTCTTTTTTTAACAGGTTTTACGTATAGCTATGTTCATCGTGAATATTATGAGCTTTTTTCTTTGAATCTGTTCGAACTTGTTATCATCACTTTTTTAGTATGGCTATTAATGTATCAATGTGTATGGATGTTTGATGAAGTGAAGCAAGGTGCTGACTTTATTTCAAAAATAAAAAAGGGTGCGCTTGCTAAGCGGGTTAATTCAATAACTGGTATTTTCTCAAAGGTTTCAATAGGTATTCAAGTGTTGTTTACGCTTGTGATTGTGTTCTTTTGGGGATTAGGAACAGCACTGGCTATTGTGTATGGTGATGAACTAGTAGTCTTATTTTTTATATGTTCAATCTTTATAGGAATACCATCTGTTGTTCTTATGCTGATTAAAACAGGGTATTTGAATCAAATATTTATTGCGACAGAAAAGATTGCTCAAGGGTTAGCAGTTGATCCGATTCCTGAGAGAGGAAAATCAGTGATTGCCCTGCATGCAAGGTATATAAATAAACTTAGAACAGGTATTAGGACGTCATTAACAGAACAAGCCAAGAGCGAACGGTTAAAAACTGAGTTGATTACTAATGTTAGTCATGATTTAAGAACACCCCTCACTTCAATTATTACCTATACTGATTTGTTAAAGAATCCTAAGTTGTCAGAAGAGGAGAGAGCAGAATATGTCAGTATATTGGAAAGAAAATCGAACCGATTGAAGACACTTATTGAGGATTTGTTTGAGGTTTCTAAAATGGCAAGTGGAAATATGGAACTTAAAAAACAAAAAGTTGATTTGACACAATTAATACAACAAGTAATAGGTGAACATCAAGAGAAGATTGAACAATCCGAACTTGATTTTAGATTGACGACATCGGAGCAACCAGTTATTGCAAATGTAGATGGGCAAAAATGGTGGCGTGTATTAGATAATCTAATTACAAATGCAATCAAGTATTCAATGGAGCATACGAGAGTATATGTTACGTTAAAACGGGAAAATAATCTTGCGGAGTTTGTCATCAAAAATGTCACGAAATATGAGCTTGGAGATAATGTGGATGAACTAGTTGAGAGGTTCAAGCGTGCGGATACATCAAGGAATACTGAAGGTTCGGGATTAGGGCTTGCGATTGCACAATCAATTGTTGATTTACATGGTGGGACAATGCGGATTGAGTTAGATGGCGACTTATTTAAAGTGACAGTTCAAATTGAAACGATGTAA
- a CDS encoding GNAT family N-acetyltransferase encodes MDKTERENLIQFTSLTSELIQEIISLANICSEYDQIDLITPINESMLLERNGQETNDFLYFDHGKLVAFLGMYEIVDNGEIELTGMVHPNYRRKGIFQQLYSEANQECHLRGYEQIIGITEKQSEGGKGFLEHISAKYKFSEYTMKYELGMESIDNENFQIELRTTSDSDVHHLKKILMDAFHDDEQSTLSLINNNMNSDNQKLYTVFSNDEIIGTVTVSKSKGVVYISCLAVDLNEQGKGYGRAILKKLLKQLLLEGCEDIRLDVAVENERALGLYRSVGFKKQRIYDYYFC; translated from the coding sequence TTGGATAAGACTGAACGTGAGAACTTAATACAGTTTACATCATTAACATCAGAATTAATTCAAGAAATTATTTCTTTAGCTAACATTTGCAGTGAATATGATCAAATTGATTTAATAACACCAATAAATGAATCGATGTTACTAGAGAGAAATGGTCAGGAAACGAACGATTTCTTATATTTTGATCATGGGAAATTAGTAGCTTTTCTCGGTATGTACGAAATTGTGGATAACGGAGAAATCGAGCTAACAGGTATGGTCCACCCAAATTATCGACGCAAAGGTATTTTTCAACAACTGTATTCAGAAGCAAATCAGGAATGTCATTTGAGAGGTTATGAGCAGATAATCGGTATTACAGAGAAGCAGTCAGAAGGAGGAAAAGGTTTCTTAGAGCATATTAGTGCAAAATATAAATTTTCAGAATACACAATGAAATATGAGTTAGGTATGGAAAGTATAGATAACGAGAATTTTCAAATCGAATTAAGGACAACATCGGATTCGGATGTTCATCATTTGAAGAAAATTTTAATGGATGCATTTCATGATGATGAGCAATCGACTTTATCGTTAATTAATAACAATATGAATAGTGATAACCAAAAACTATATACTGTGTTCTCGAACGATGAAATCATCGGAACAGTTACGGTTTCTAAAAGTAAAGGAGTTGTCTATATATCGTGCCTTGCAGTAGATTTGAACGAACAAGGCAAAGGTTATGGACGGGCAATTTTGAAAAAATTACTTAAACAGTTGCTCTTAGAAGGCTGTGAAGATATTCGTCTTGATGTGGCAGTTGAGAATGAACGAGCATTGGGATTATATCGTTCTGTTGGTTTTAAGAAACAGCGTATTTATGATTATTACTTCTGTTAA
- a CDS encoding MFS transporter — protein MHTENNLQLTDGQKNRLIILICTILAFSVMNGTMFNVAIPDIAETFNLLPSEVSWVLTGYILIFAIGSLIYGKLADIYPIRTLITIGISLFSTGALIGFLSPNYGTLIIARILQALGGAAFPALSFLIPARFLPEQRGRVFGIVSSTVAFASGVGPILGGVIGSTFNWRFLFLFSVAAALAIPLFRKWLPLEEKREGTIDFLGAGLLAAMISSLLFFITSFLWYTALLFFIFSLLFIWRTMKAKHPFIEPEILKNMKYTTTVLTSFLGTFVLFGLIFIIPIMLRNLYGLSTLQIGLVLFPGAMAAGLIGQSGGRIIDSKGGALVVKVALILIGAGSLLISTFTGYAAWVIAPCLLISYLGFPLIQSATADLLSSVLPDEQNGVGIGLFNLLNFVAGAFSSAIFGSILDLNSAHIQFNPFAPAGDSILYSNLYIVLSLFAFLGLTVFTLMFTRNEQRQSTETPISYN, from the coding sequence ATGCATACAGAAAATAATCTACAATTAACCGATGGACAAAAAAATCGGTTAATTATTCTTATTTGTACCATTCTTGCGTTTTCTGTCATGAATGGCACGATGTTCAACGTCGCTATTCCTGACATTGCAGAAACATTTAATTTACTACCATCAGAAGTCAGTTGGGTATTAACTGGTTATATCTTAATCTTTGCAATTGGTTCACTTATTTATGGAAAACTAGCAGACATCTATCCTATTCGCACATTAATTACAATAGGAATTAGTCTCTTTTCAACAGGAGCGTTAATCGGCTTCTTATCTCCAAACTATGGGACACTTATTATTGCTCGTATTTTACAAGCGTTAGGAGGGGCAGCATTTCCAGCACTTTCTTTTCTAATTCCTGCTCGATTTTTACCTGAGCAGCGAGGACGTGTCTTCGGTATCGTCTCATCAACAGTTGCATTTGCATCTGGGGTTGGTCCTATTCTTGGTGGTGTCATCGGAAGTACCTTTAATTGGCGTTTTCTATTTCTATTCTCTGTTGCTGCTGCATTAGCAATCCCGCTCTTTCGAAAATGGTTACCTCTAGAGGAGAAGAGAGAAGGTACAATTGACTTTCTTGGTGCCGGCCTATTAGCCGCTATGATTTCAAGTTTATTGTTTTTTATTACTTCTTTCTTATGGTATACAGCACTTTTATTTTTCATTTTCTCTCTCCTATTTATTTGGAGAACAATGAAAGCTAAGCATCCTTTCATCGAGCCAGAAATTCTTAAAAATATGAAATACACAACCACTGTACTTACAAGCTTTCTCGGTACATTCGTACTGTTCGGATTAATTTTCATTATTCCAATAATGCTACGAAATCTCTATGGTCTATCAACATTACAAATTGGTCTTGTCCTCTTCCCTGGCGCTATGGCAGCAGGATTAATCGGTCAATCTGGGGGGCGCATTATTGATAGTAAAGGTGGGGCACTTGTAGTTAAAGTAGCACTTATACTAATTGGTGCAGGGTCTTTGTTGATTTCTACATTTACAGGCTATGCTGCGTGGGTTATTGCACCTTGTTTACTTATTTCATATCTCGGCTTCCCACTAATACAAAGCGCAACTGCCGACTTATTATCGTCTGTACTACCTGATGAACAAAATGGAGTTGGAATTGGATTGTTCAATTTACTAAATTTCGTAGCAGGAGCATTCAGTAGTGCAATCTTTGGGAGCATTCTTGATTTGAACTCTGCTCATATTCAATTCAATCCTTTTGCACCAGCTGGAGATAGTATTTTATATAGTAACCTTTACATCGTACTGTCATTATTTGCTTTCTTGGGCTTAACTGTATTTACGCTCATGTTCACACGTAATGAACAAAGGCAGTCAACAGAAACCCCGATATCTTACAATTGA
- a CDS encoding methylated-DNA--[protein]-cysteine S-methyltransferase encodes MPDRYVAYYDSPVGVIEVCTSKKSVLRIEFVDEKKQVNQELPSILTKALDQLDQYFKGERQQFDLPVEFEGTEFQKKVWNGLLTIPFGEVWSYKDLAVEIGNEKAVRAVGNANRNNPISIIIPCHRVIGANGTLTGYAGGLHRKEWLLDHEKGQYHLIEL; translated from the coding sequence ATGCCAGATCGTTATGTTGCCTATTATGATTCACCAGTTGGCGTAATCGAAGTGTGTACATCTAAAAAAAGTGTTCTCAGAATCGAATTTGTAGATGAAAAAAAGCAAGTAAATCAGGAACTTCCTTCAATATTAACGAAAGCATTAGATCAGCTCGATCAATATTTTAAAGGTGAACGACAACAATTTGATCTACCAGTAGAGTTTGAGGGGACAGAATTTCAAAAGAAAGTATGGAACGGTTTATTGACGATTCCATTTGGAGAAGTTTGGTCGTATAAAGACTTAGCAGTTGAGATAGGAAATGAGAAAGCTGTGAGAGCCGTTGGAAATGCAAATCGGAATAACCCGATAAGTATTATTATTCCATGCCATCGAGTTATCGGAGCGAATGGAACATTGACAGGATACGCTGGTGGTTTACACCGTAAGGAATGGTTACTTGATCATGAAAAAGGTCAGTATCATTTAATTGAACTTTAA
- a CDS encoding acyl-CoA thioesterase — MEAKPCQASLAIKNSHVLPPDTNSHGTLFGGKLMAYIDDIAAISATRHARKPIVTASTDSVDFLHPVYEGEAICLEAFVTWTHNTSMEVFVKAVTENLLTGERKVCTTAFLTMVALGEDNRPTTVPKVYAETEEEKWLHESARQRSLYRKERRSHSKELANRFGYDLPWNKGE; from the coding sequence ATGGAAGCTAAACCTTGTCAGGCATCGTTAGCAATTAAGAATTCGCATGTACTTCCTCCAGATACAAACAGTCATGGGACGTTATTTGGTGGTAAGTTAATGGCATATATTGATGATATTGCAGCAATTTCAGCGACACGTCATGCGAGAAAACCAATAGTAACAGCTTCTACAGATTCAGTGGATTTCTTACATCCTGTTTATGAAGGTGAAGCAATATGTCTAGAGGCATTTGTAACTTGGACCCACAATACATCAATGGAAGTGTTCGTAAAGGCCGTAACGGAAAACTTATTAACTGGAGAACGTAAAGTATGTACAACGGCATTTCTAACAATGGTTGCATTAGGTGAAGATAATAGGCCAACGACTGTACCTAAAGTATATGCTGAAACTGAAGAAGAAAAATGGCTTCATGAGAGCGCTCGACAACGATCATTATACCGAAAAGAACGTAGAAGCCACTCTAAAGAACTGGCGAACCGATTTGGTTACGATTTACCATGGAATAAAGGGGAATGA